AGAAGGTAGAAGTCTTTTTCATCCTTGCTGATATAGGGTTTCTGTAACTTAAAGGGGATGTGAAACATAAAACTGAGCAGCGGCATTTGTTTGATAACTGATATATCCGGGAACAGGTGAAAAGCATCTGGGATTGTAGTTGTCTGTAGCTTCTTCTGCCAAACATCACGGATTGAATTGGCAATCTCGGATGCGCGCTTGCTCCAAAACCATAGATAGGCCAAGTGGGGGTCAATATCCACTGCGCTCTGTGCTGCCTTCGTCATACTATCCTCAGCCTGCCGGCACGCAACCTTGTCTCTTATTTCTCTCGCCTGATTAAGCGCCATAGCTGTTTGCTCAAGTTCGTTAAAAACATTAGTCAGTCCTGTTTGCCGGAAGGCATAGTAGTCGCGCTGCATCATCTTCACCTCCCAGACCCAGTAGACTCTGCGAAAATACCTTAATATCGACGTTGTTAGGCGTAACGGAGTCCCTGGGCGAGTTCATTTCACGCCACACTTGCAAAGTATAATTTGTGCTCAAGTGTTTATAAATGGCATCTACAACTTTCTCCCGATCCCATTTATCACTGTCTACATCCGCCTGGTCCGGAATCCATCCCCAGATACGCATCAAACCACCGCAGTAAGGGCGGGACATTTTGACTTTGGCCGCCATCCTCCCGTCCTCGACCGTACCCATGATGAAATGGCGCAGCTTCGTGTTTTGCTGCCCGGCAAAGAGCTGGCGCAGATCGTATTTGAGGTTAAAAGTGCTCTGATCCGTAGCGTTTTGCAGTTGAATACGGGCCAGAAAAATGTTTTGCAGATTGGGCAGATTGGGCAGTTTGGGGTATTGGCGGTTGCCGGCCGCAGCTACAAGCCAGTCGTAAAGAGGGCGGGTGTCAACCCGGCCGCTCACCGGTTCAACCACGCCAAACCCCATTTGCGCTTTTGCTCCCACGGCCGCCCAATCGGCCACAAATTGTAGCAACCCACCAATGACCCCGGCAGGAAAATATCGATCCAGGCTTTGCATTTGAATGGTCAGGTTACCGGATCGCGGCTGGTCTGGGAACCACCAGGTAGGTTTTTTGTTTGTCCTCGAATTAGTGCGATCGGCGCTGATCGGCGTAGGTAATGAAGTATCCCGTTGAGTTTGATCGATGATTGTCAGGCGGAAGCGACGACGCCAGCCCGTAGCCCCGAAAACCTGGGATACATCACAAAGGCCGGCATCACGCAGGCGGGCACGTTCATCAGTTGCTTGGGATTTCTTATATTTCTCGGAATCAAAGCCACTGCGTTCATCTTTAGTAGGGTCATTCACCATCCCGCCGAAGCCACGCATAAATACTTCAAACCACCAGCGCAGACTTCCAATGATGCCCGTCTCGTGGATACGTTCCATTTTGCCCGCTTCTACACCACCTGTCCACAGGGGCGTTAACGTTCTGAATGCCAATTCCAACTCCTTTTCCACCTCCCATATAATATCGCCTTGAATGACCTGACATTTATTTGCAAAACTATATTGAAGAGTTCATCATCGCCCGGTTTTACTCTTTTTCAATTCTCTTGGCTTCAATTTATCTCTACCCATACTTTCGATTAAACCAGCCGCTTTCATTACGCATTCGAGGCTAATCGACGGCACTTGTTTTTCATCCCTGACATAACAAGCCAGGTATTGTTCGGATGGGTTATCAATGCCCAAGCGGGCACAGACCATATACGCCACCGATTCTGCTTCAAATTCCCTGACTTGTTCACTCAGACCACGCCGTTCCCGCCACCACTTATCATTAGGTGTGCCTAAATGTCCACAATAAAGATGGGCCAACTCGTGGACAAGGGATGCATAACGTGATTCCTTGCTAGCTTTTTGATCAAGTTCTAACTCGTAGCGAACGGGAACACTTGACTTTCTAAATTTTATTTCTTTACCTGGTTTAGCAGTTCGTATCGAACCACCTTGTTGTGAACCCATACGAGTAGTTTGGATGAATACACCATCCCGCTTACTATTTTCAATGGTCATGTTTATTAAATTGTCATTAATCTTTCCTTTGCGGACCTCAAACGGCTTTTCCACTTCCGGAGGCAGAAATTCGCCCTCGGTATCGGAGACATCAAAAACGAACATTACCGGCCCCATCGGCTGAAGGATGACCATCGGCCGTGCGCCTGGTTTAACCCGGCGGCCATAATCACGCAGCCAGCGATATGGTGGCGCGACAAACTTTGCCCCCGGCATTTGAACATGAACCAACATAGCGTTAAATGGCGAGTAGAACCGGAAGCGAGCAATAAACTGCATAAGATCGTAGTACGCCTTGCTGGCACGGTACTGGTATGTCAGATTAAACAGTTCATCCAACGCACGCTTAGCCGCATCCTGGTCCCACACATCCGCAGGACTCAATAATAAATCTGGACTGCTGACCCCTTTTTCTATTGTCTTTTCTCCTTCAGGACTTGACATAGTTACCTGCCCTCCCCCATTCGCGTCAGCGCCTGGTCATACCACATCAGCAGCTTGGGATCTTCTTGAAGGACGTTTTCGGAAATCTTGCCGGCCACGGCGATGATGGTGGTGTAGTCATGCTCCTGCCACGCCTTCTTGAACCCGGCGCGGACGGCCTCCAGGCGGAATACCTTCAGGCGCTTCTGTTTGGACTCACGGTACTCCTCGAACTCGCGCAGCAGGGCCCGCTCGCGCAGCTTTTCCAGGTCGCCGGCTTTGTTCGGATCGGGTACGTACCAGCGGTCCTTTCCCTTGCGCTGTAGCTCCGGGGCGTCCTTGGGCAGGTTGCGCAGTTCCTTGAAGTTGGTGGACAGGTAGCCGTGAATCTGGCCCGGTACCCCGCCCTTGCCGTCGTAGCGCAGGAAGTTCTGCTCCAGCAGGACCGAAAGCTCCAGGGGTTTTTCGTGTTTCTGCCAGCCGCCGATCTCTTTAATGAACTGCGGGTGGAGTTCCTGGAAGGTCTGCGGCTTCCTGGTGAGCTGTGCTTTTAGCCACTGGATGGCGGAAGCTTCGTCGGTGACAAAGAGTGAAAGCTGCAGCACTTCTTTTACGGTCATGCGCTTCTTGTCGTACTCGGCCACCTGGCCGGGGAGGAAATACATCCCGTCGCGCACCGGGAAGCGCTGCTCCAGCCCGGCGTAAAATTCCGCGGCGGACAGGGGAACGATTATCCCGCGCTGGACGTGGAAGGCCACCATGCGGTCGAAGAGGAGGTAGTTTAAGCGTTCGGCGACGATTTCCAAACGAAGTCCAATGTCCAAAGTCCCTGGTCCAAAGTCGTTCTGACCTGAGACTTTGGACTTGGGACCAGAGACTACGGCAACAGGCAGTTGCCGTAAGTGGGTGCGGACAAAGTCCCAGACGCCGTTTTCCGTGCCGGCTTCGAGTTTGAAGCGCTCTTCAAGGCCGCCGTTGGGTTTGTAGGCGGAGATAACAAGGTCTTGCTTTACTGCACCGGCCGTGGTCATTTGGTTAAAAGTACCCTGTTTTTTATCAATTGTCCGAACATCGGCGACGACAAAGCCTGCGGCTTGAAGCGCTTCCTGAATAGCATTCCATACCCGGTTCTGGGAATTGTGGAATTCGACCGTCATCCAGCGGCCGGGTTTAAGCACGCGGTAGTATTCCTGGAAGCAGCGGGTCATAAGCTGCTGGTATTCCATAGGCCCTTTGCCTTGAACTTTGTTCTCTATGGTTTCCGGTTTATTGTTAGTAAAAACCTTGAGCCAGGCTTCCCAGAGAAAGTTTAGCTCGGAGTACATCAGATTGCCGCCGAAGGGCGGGTCGGTGAAGATGTAGTTAGCAAAAACGGTCTCATGCATCGATGATGTTAGATCCGCTGTAAAAAGCGAAAACGGGGATGCTACGGGTCGTCTCAGCTCACGTTTTACCATCCGTTGAAGCTTGCCCCTCAGTATGTATTCCGGCGAGACCTCAACTTGTTGGGAACCAACGTAAAGCGTACCGCTAAGATATTGGTTGACTTGAGAATAATGCGTAGGCACATATCTAGAGATTTTCGAAAATCCAAGGGACGCGTATTGGACAAAAAACATGACGATATTCAGAAGTTTATCCAAAGGGTTTCTTGCAGTTTGGTACAGCGCCCCCAGCACCCACAAATTCCGCTTCGTATAAAAATGGTGCACATGGGTGAGGCCTATGTCATCGTTGCGCCGTGACTCTTCCCCCTCCGGCATCCGGTCGGTCGGGAACCAGCAAGGGATTTCGCTGCTTTCGATTTTTTCGATCAGCGCCAGGTCGAATTCGTCGGGCGTTTTCTCGTACCGCTTTTTACCCGCGCTGTAGTTGATGAGCACGGGGACCTGTTTGGCCTGGCGCACAGTCTGGTTGACGGCCTGATCGAACCGCGTCACCCAGGCGCGTTCCATGGTGCGCTTGGTGAGGCGGGCCCGGCAATGGGGGCAGGAAAACGTGTCGCGCACTTTGCCGGCGCCCTTGTCCACCGCCGCTTCCCAGAAGATCACTTCGCCCGTTCAATCCGGGCAGACAAAAACATCCGACCAGACGGTATAATTGATAGTTCCGAGTCGCGAGCCATAGGCCGCGAGTCGGTCTCTGATTTGCTCTGGTGTCGTGGCCTTCCGGATGACCGCGGCAAGTTCTTGTGCGAGCGACCCGTGACCCGCTGACCCGTGACCCGTTGACTCGTGACCCGTTGACCCGTGACTCACGATGGTGGCGTACATCCAGCCGCATTCTTCCTCCACCTCCTGTAGAATGCGCCCGGCCTCCTTTTCAAAGGCGGCCACATCCACCGGCGTGTTGTAATTGTAAGCAATGAAGGTGGCGGCGGGCGACAGGTCGTTCAAAACAGCCCGGCGCGCCCCGAGCTTGGAGAAGGGCCTCCATACCGTGTGGGCGTTCTCATCCGGCTCCGGCGCGTAAACCGTACCGTCGTCTTCCACCCGGTATCCCAGTGATTCCACTGCTCTCCGATCGCCGCACAGTTGGGCCGCCACCCCCGTCATGCCCGTCCCGCAGAAGCCGTCGAAAACCACATCCCCGGGTTCCGTGTAATGCAGGATGTAGCGCATGATCGCCTTGTGCGGCACCTTGGTGTGATACGAGTGGGCGTTGTAGATCGGGTCGTTCTTGCCCTCGCTCACATCCGCCGCAAACGGTTCGCGCCGGTAGTTGTCCGTTACCGGATCATACGGCCTGCCGTAGTGCTTGATGAAGTCCGCGACGAACGGATTCGGACAGGCGGTGTAATACGGCGGGTCGGACAGGGCCAGGATGTCCTCGTCCGAGCCGATGGGGAACCCCTCGATCTTGCGAAACTCCGGGTCGCGAAGCTTCTCGCGCAGCTTCTCCAGAAAATATTTCCGGCGCTCCTCGTCGTTCGGAAACGTCATGCCGAGGCAAGTTACAGGTCCCGAGTCGCGGGTCGTGGGCCGGTCCATTTCAAATAAGGTCTGCTGATAATGTTGTGCATTCTTTTTGGTCATGAGCTGCCCCCCTTGGTAAGGTACCGCATGAAGCCTCCAATGAGATTTCCTGCTTCGGTTGCCATTCTATAGAGTGAATCGAATTGGTCTTGGTTGATCAACCCGGCATCAAGCGCTACATACAGTTGCGCTTTCACTTCACCGGCCGAACCCTTGGCAATGGAGAGGAAGCGCCTGAACTCGACATCGCCTCCGCGCTCGAAACCTTCCGCGATATTGGATATGACGGATACGGCGGCACGGCGTATCTGGTCGCGAAGTCCGAAGTCACGCGCGAACGATCCCTCATTGGAAACGGCGTAAATTTCCTGAGTCAGTTCCCGCGCCTTCTTCCAGGCTTCGATGTCTTCGAACCTCTTGATTTTCACCATCTTCATTCCTTCCACCCCTGACCCACGACCCGTAACCCGTGACCCACGACCCGTGACTCGTAACCCGTGACCCACGACTATTCCAATACAATCCGGACTTTTTCAAGCTCCTTGCCCCTGGTGAGTTCGTCCAGGTATTCCTCAAACCGCTTCTTCATCTCCGCCGGGGTGGCGGGGGAACCGCCCTTGAGCAGCCCGGCGCGCAGGCCGGCGGTCTTGACCGTCACCTTGAGCAGGCCGGAGAGGGCCTCCTGCAGGGCGTGGATGAAGTCCTGGCCGGGGTCCTGCGGCAGAGCCCGCGTCTTGATGAAGCTGTCAACGAGGTTACGCGGCTCTGGCTTGAGCAGGTCCAGGTTGCCTCTGGTCGCCGGGTCTTCCAGGTTGGCAAGCAACGCCGCAGTCCATTCGGCGATCATCTTATCCAACTGCTCATCAAGCTGTTGCAAGACGGAGGCGGCGTTGATTGGACTTTGGACCATTTCGTCCGCCGGCCGGAACCCGCAGTGCGGGCACACGGGCGAGGCGTTCAATCCCCGTTCGGTAAGCGTAAAGCAGCTCTTCAAGCCCGCCAGGCGGTTTTGGAAACCGGTCAGTTGCTGGCGGGGCATGATGTCGATGGCGGAGAGTTTCTGCAGCGCCTTCAGCCGCTCATCGTTCATGAGCCGGGACTTGTGCTTGTCCTCATTGACGCCCAGCCGCGCCCTGGTATGCAGGTCGAGATACGCCTGCAGGTACGCTTTTTTCAGGCCGGTAAGCTCGCGCTGCGTCTGCTGGCGGAAGTCCGCCGCGCCGCGCCCGGCTGGATCGCTGAGCTGCCCGAGGACATCCTCGCGCACCGTCTTCATCCTGCCGCTCCATTCGTGCCCGGCGGGCAGGACCGCTTCGGCTGTGGAGAGGTACGCAGCCGTGGTCCCGAGGGCGGCCGCCAGTTCCTGCAGGGACTCGATCTCTTCCAGAGTCCGGAGCCCCTCGCGGTGGCCGTTTACCTCCGGGGCGTCGTAACGGAAGTTTTTCAGTTTGCCCGGTGAATTGAACGCCTGTAAAGATTCAAGGAACGACTTCGTTTTTTCCAGTTGCGAGTTCCGGGCTGTGAGTTCCGGGTCGGAAAACAGCCGTTGCCCCCAGAAGACCGGCCCGTCCCGCAGGTTTTGTATGGCCAGCGCGATGCGGTTGACCGTGCCGGTCACGGCCTTTTGGAGTTCGGCAACCGGCTCGTCTTTGTTTTGAGTAACCAGTTGCGCCATGCCCGGCGTGAGCCCGAGCAGCTCGAACAGTGCTTTAAGCGCCGGCAGGTTCCAGTCCCTGGGGCGTTCGATGTGCTTGAACTGTTCCAGTTCTTCGATGCCGGTCCCGGCCAGTTGGGGAAGGCCGGCGGCGTCGAACTTCTTGCCCGGAACAGCCAGCACCAGTTCGCCGGAGTAGACCAGCGCCGCCAGGACCACCACGGCCCACGCGGGCTCCAGTCGCAGGGTCTGCGGCGCCAGGTACTCCACCCCGAAGATTTCCTGGATCAGCTCGGAGCGGTTGACCACCTGGCCGTGGCCCTTCTTACTCAAGATGTCGAGGATATGCCGGGCGTATTTCGATTTATACGGATCAAGCCTGTCGCCGTCAAGAAGCTCAAGGGCGTCCAGCACTGCGGTGGCTTGTTTGGTCGGCTTTTGCCCGGCGATGGTCCGCAGCGCGTCCTGGACAGCCTGGGCCTGGTTGGCTCCGGTGATGAGCACTGGAAAGACGGGGTATCCGGGAGCCTGTTCCTGGAAGTGGGCCCCGAGGCAGATGCCGGCAACGGTGTTTATCAAATTGCGGAAGTTGATGCGTTCGTGGGAGGCGATGCCGGACAAATCGCGGACCGGCTTGTCCCTGGACCACCCCATTATCGACCTGGTCCGTCCCTGGTAGGTGACCTCGAAGGCCTCATACATGTTTTCCTTCAGCCATTGCAGCAGGTCCCGCAGAAAGCCCGACGCCTTGGACTCATAGGTTGACTTGGCATGCCCCGAGGCGGTGGAGGCCAGGTCAAGGGCCGCGGCAAAGCTCTTGAGCGCCGTGCGGAAGGCCTCATCCTTGCCCGCCAGACGCAGGAACAGTTCCTCGGGCTTCTTCTCGTCCTTGAAGCGCGGGGGTTCGAAGGGCTGAATGAAATAAATGTAGAAGTCCCGCGGCGGGACGGCGGTGGAGCGCTCGTTGGGCGCGCCAAAAAAAAGGTACCCCTGGCGCGCGGCTTTCCGTTCCAGCCATGTAAGCTCGTGCTGCCAGATTTTATAGCCGGTGACGTAGGTCTGGTCGGTGCACTCCATGACCCGCTTCAGAGCCTCGTAGTAGTAGCGGTCGAACTGAGAAGCGTCAAGACTGTCGGCGCGCTTTTCGATCAGGGCGTCGAAATCGTCGGTTTTCTTCAAATCCAGGTAATACTGGCGGTTTTCCGGGTTCGATGAGATAAACTGGCCGCTTACCGTCCTGTGGATCTCGCGCAGGAC
The sequence above is a segment of the Dehalococcoidia bacterium genome. Coding sequences within it:
- the cmr1 gene encoding type III-B CRISPR module RAMP protein Cmr1 — encoded protein: MAFRTLTPLWTGGVEAGKMERIHETGIIGSLRWWFEVFMRGFGGMVNDPTKDERSGFDSEKYKKSQATDERARLRDAGLCDVSQVFGATGWRRRFRLTIIDQTQRDTSLPTPISADRTNSRTNKKPTWWFPDQPRSGNLTIQMQSLDRYFPAGVIGGLLQFVADWAAVGAKAQMGFGVVEPVSGRVDTRPLYDWLVAAAGNRQYPKLPNLPNLQNIFLARIQLQNATDQSTFNLKYDLRQLFAGQQNTKLRHFIMGTVEDGRMAAKVKMSRPYCGGLMRIWGWIPDQADVDSDKWDREKVVDAIYKHLSTNYTLQVWREMNSPRDSVTPNNVDIKVFSQSLLGLGGEDDAARLLCLPANRTD
- a CDS encoding four helix bundle protein, with the protein product MVKIKRFEDIEAWKKARELTQEIYAVSNEGSFARDFGLRDQIRRAAVSVISNIAEGFERGGDVEFRRFLSIAKGSAGEVKAQLYVALDAGLINQDQFDSLYRMATEAGNLIGGFMRYLTKGGSS